In the genome of Kutzneria kofuensis, the window CACGGCGACGGCCTTGTCGTCACCGGCGCGGGCGGCCCGCTCCACATGATGGGCGCGCGACGTTGCCGGTGCGCCACGGCGTTCCAGCCCGGCGGCCGCCCGCGCGTGCGCGTCCAGCCGCCAGGCCGCGCGGCCCGTCCGGTACGCCGCGCTGCGCACCAGCGGATGCCGGTAGCGGAACCGGCGGGCGCTGTTCTCGGCCCGGATCAGGTCGCGGGCGACGAGTTCGTCCAGATCTGCCAGGGTTTCCGCCTCGGGCAGCTCGGCCACCTCGGCGACCAGTTCCGGGTCGAACGGATCGCCGGCCAGCGCCGCCGCCTGCGCCACCAGCAGGACCCTCGGTGTCAGCGCGGCGAATTCGGCCGACAGCGCCACCTCCGGATCGCCGTCGGCGGCGACCCGGGTCAGCGCGTCGAGATAGAACGGGTTGCCGCCGCTGGAGTCGTGCAGCTGACGGGCCCGGGCCGCGTCCACGTCCGGCAGCAGCTGGCAGACCTGTTGCAGTGTCAACGGTTTCAGTTCGAGGCGGAGCCGCTCCGAGCCGGAGGCGTGCGACAGCGCGGCGAACAGCCGCTCCGACGCCTGGCGCGGTCGGTAGCCGACGCCGAGCCGGAACCGGCCGGTCGGTGGGTGGCGGACCAGAAACTCCAGCAGCCCAACGGATCCCTCGTCGGCCCAGTGCATGTCGTCCAGCAGCAACGTGCCGCCCTCGACCGGGCTGACGACCTCCAGCAGGGTGCGGACGGCGCGGTAGAGCCGGTGCCGGCCGACGCCGTGCAGGTCGGCCTGGGTGGTGTCGGCGCCGTGGAAGACGGCGGTGAGCAGCTCCATCGACTGCTCGCCGATGCGGTCCCGCTCGCCGGCGTCGAGCCGGGCGACGCGGTCCGCGAGCGCGTCCAGGAAGACCCCGAACGGCACGTGCTGCTCGAACTCGGTGGCGCGGCCGGTGAACGCGCCGGCGCGGGCGAGCTCGCCCAGCAGGCTGGTCTTGCCGATGCCCGGGTCGCCGACGATCTCGATCAGCCGGGCCGGTCCCGGCTCGTGCAGCAGCGCGAGTTCGTGCTCCCGTCCGACGATCGGGCGGTTGGTCGTTCTCAATTGTGTCCCCTCAGTACGGCTCGGCAGAACAATACGCACCGGGGGACCGATCGGTTAACCGAGAACTAATGGTGGGATGGATCGGCGGCCGAACGAAGTCAGGGCCAGACCGACAGCTGGGTGAGGCCGGTGAGCTTGGACCCCTGGTTGCCGTGCACGCGGACATAGCGTGCCGTGACCGGGTCCGCGAGAGTGATTTTCTGGAATCGGCCCGAGTCGGTTGCATTGCCACGGGCGGTCCAGTTCTTCCCGTCGTCACTGGTTTCGACGGTGAGGCCGCCGGCCGGGTTCGCGCGGGCGAAGACCGCGCCGACCGGCTCCGGTTTGCCCAGGTCGACGGACACCCAACCGTTCACCGAGCACTGCGCCTCGGGGCAGGAGGGTTCCGCCAGCGGATGGTCGAAGGAGCCGTCCGTGAGGGTGCAGGGGGATTGCTGGCCCTCGGCATAGCAGGGCTTGCCGCGGGATTCGGGCGCGCCGGCGGTGCCGCGGAATCCGATGCCCTGGCTCGTGTACCAGAGTTGGAACGTGGTGTCCGGGCCGGGTGCGCCGGCCGCCGCCGAGATGTGCACGACGCCGTTGGCGTCCTCGAACGCCCGTGCGTCCATTGTGGCCCCGGGTTCGGCCGTGTCCGTCCAGATTTCCTGGCCGTCGACCGCGAAATGCGCCGCGTATTCGTTCACGTTCTTGAAGGCCGACCAGTCGAGCGTGACGTTTTTCGCGTCGCCGCCGGCCGAGACGTGATCGGGTTCCCAGAACCGCAGCACCGGCACGGTGAGCTCGGTGCGCTGGATCTGGAAGCCGGCCCGCACGCTGGGACCGTCGACTTCGGAGCCGGTGCGCGGGAGTTGCGCGGTCAGGTCGAAGTTCGTGGCGGTGTTGAAGGTGCCCTGCACGTCCGACCCGGTCATGTGGACGGTGTACGTGCCGTTGGCGTCGGTTTCCGTGCGCTGCAACAGCTTGCACAGTGGGGGCGGGTCGTCGGCCAGGCAGGCCGTGCCCAGCGTCGCCGCCACCGGGATGCCCTGGAACGCCACCTCGCCGAGGTCCGGAATGCGGGTCAGCGCCAGCCGGAGGTTGCCGGCCGGCGTGCCGTCCTGCCGGTCGACCCGGCCGGTCAGCGTCACCTTGGCGTTCGTCGGCACCTTGCTCTGGGCGCAGCCGGCGGCCAGCGCCGCGACCACGAGGAGCGCCGCGGCCCTGGTCCTGTGCATGGCTCGGGATGCTAGGCCCCTCGTCCCTGGTCGGTCGGCGTTTCAGATCAGGTTCTAGAGTCCTATCACTTCAGTGGCGAGTGAAAATGACGGGAATGCGATGATGATGGTTCAACGTTCAACTGGTTGTCTCAAGCGCCAGGAGAGAAGGGATGGGGATGACCACACCCGTCGAGTTCGGGCCCGTGGAGTTCGGGGTCGACACCTTCGGCGACGTCACCGTCGACGCCGAGGGCAACCGCAAGTCGTACGCGCAGGTCCTGCGTGATGTCGTCGACGAGGCGGTGCTGGCCGACCAGGTCGGCATCGACTACTTCGGCGTCGGCGAACACCACCGGGACGACTTCGCCGTCTCCGCCCCCGAGGTGGTGCTGGCCGCCATCGCCGGCCGCACCCAGCGCATCAAGCTCGGCACCGCCGTCACCGTGCTCAGCTCCGACGACCCGGTCCGCGTGTTCGAGCGGTTCGCCACGCTGGACGCGGTGTCGAACGGCCGGGCCGAGATCACCCTGGGCCGTGGCTCGTTCACCGAGTCGTTCCCGCTCTTCGGCTACGACCTCGCCGACTACGAGAAGCTGTTCAGCGAGAAGATCGACCTGATGGCCCACCTGCTCACCGAGCAGCCCGTGACCTGGGAGGGCACCGTCCGGCCGCCGCTGGCCAACGCGAACGTGTTCCCGAAGACCGAGAGCGGCCGCATCACCACCTGGGTGGGCGTGGGCGGCAGTCCCGAGTCGGTGGTCCGCGCCGCCAGCTACGGCATGCCGCTGACGTTGGCCATCATCGGCGGCGACCCGGCGCGGTTCGCCCCGTACGTCGACCTGTACCACCGCGCGCTGGACCAGGTCGGCCTGGAGCGGCTGCCGGTGGCCGTGCACTCGCCCGGCTTCGTCGCGGACAGCGACCAGGAGGCGGCCGACCTGGTGTGGCCGCACAGCAAGGCGATGCACGACCGGATCGGGCGGGAGCGCGGCTGGCCGCCGATGACCCGGGCCCAGTTCGACGGCGAGATCGCCCACGGCTCGCAGTACATCGGCGCACCGGAGACGGTCGCGCGCAAGATCGCCCGCACCGTCAAGACGCTCGGCGTGCAGCGGTTCGACCTGAAGTACTCGAACGGGACCATCCCGCACGAGCACGCCATGCGGAACCTCGAGCTCTACGGCGCCAAGGTCATTCCTCTGGTTCGCGAGCTGCTCGCCGACGGGAACTGACCCGAAGGTCCGCCAGGACCCGGACGAGGTCGCGGTCCTCGATGTCGCTGCTGCCGTACAGGCGGGGGTGCGGCATCGCGGGGCCGCGGCGGAAGGCGTTGCGGAGGCGCTGGGTGAAGTGGTTCATCGTCATGGCATGAAGTGTGCGCTGACGTAAATCCTGCCAACAGTGGCAGG includes:
- a CDS encoding discoidin domain-containing protein yields the protein MHRTRAAALLVVAALAAGCAQSKVPTNAKVTLTGRVDRQDGTPAGNLRLALTRIPDLGEVAFQGIPVAATLGTACLADDPPPLCKLLQRTETDANGTYTVHMTGSDVQGTFNTATNFDLTAQLPRTGSEVDGPSVRAGFQIQRTELTVPVLRFWEPDHVSAGGDAKNVTLDWSAFKNVNEYAAHFAVDGQEIWTDTAEPGATMDARAFEDANGVVHISAAAGAPGPDTTFQLWYTSQGIGFRGTAGAPESRGKPCYAEGQQSPCTLTDGSFDHPLAEPSCPEAQCSVNGWVSVDLGKPEPVGAVFARANPAGGLTVETSDDGKNWTARGNATDSGRFQKITLADPVTARYVRVHGNQGSKLTGLTQLSVWP
- a CDS encoding LLM class flavin-dependent oxidoreductase → MTTPVEFGPVEFGVDTFGDVTVDAEGNRKSYAQVLRDVVDEAVLADQVGIDYFGVGEHHRDDFAVSAPEVVLAAIAGRTQRIKLGTAVTVLSSDDPVRVFERFATLDAVSNGRAEITLGRGSFTESFPLFGYDLADYEKLFSEKIDLMAHLLTEQPVTWEGTVRPPLANANVFPKTESGRITTWVGVGGSPESVVRAASYGMPLTLAIIGGDPARFAPYVDLYHRALDQVGLERLPVAVHSPGFVADSDQEAADLVWPHSKAMHDRIGRERGWPPMTRAQFDGEIAHGSQYIGAPETVARKIARTVKTLGVQRFDLKYSNGTIPHEHAMRNLELYGAKVIPLVRELLADGN